In a genomic window of Candidatus Dadabacteria bacterium:
- the yidD gene encoding membrane protein insertion efficiency factor YidD, with the protein MKENPAVRFLVLLVRVYQKTLSPLLPKTCRFHPSCSAYSIEALREHGAFKGIWMTLRRILRCHPLSAGGYDPVKKKSDKRAKG; encoded by the coding sequence ATGAAAGAAAACCCCGCAGTCAGATTCCTTGTTTTACTGGTAAGGGTCTACCAGAAAACCCTTTCTCCCCTGCTTCCCAAAACCTGCAGGTTCCACCCCAGTTGCTCCGCGTATTCAATTGAGGCCTTGCGGGAACACGGAGCTTTCAAAGGAATCTGGATGACTCTCAGAAGAATACTGCGATGTCATCCGTTAAGCGCGGGAGGATATGACCCCGTAAAGAAAAAAAGCGATAAACGGGCGAA